ATGTGACATTTCAAATTGGGAATAAAATAGGACATTTCAAATTGGAAACCACAATAAAACTTTAGGTGATTGAAATACCTCACTGGATTAGGATATAATGATAACGGTTATGATTGTCGTCGTGGGAGGAAGGCGATGGAGTACCCATTCTGGGATGTTCCTCTACTGGGTGGCGGAATGCTCATCGGCATTATTGCCATCCTGCACGTGTTTGTGTCCCACTTTGCCATTGGAGCAGGACTGTTCCTCGTGCTGACGGAGCGTAAGGCGCGCCGTGAGAATGATACCGCCCTGCTGGACTACTTGAAACGCCACAGTACCTTTTTTATCCTGGTAGTGCTGGTGTTCGGGGCAGTCAGCGGAGTAGGTATCTGGTGGGCTATCGGGTTGGTGCACCCCACAGCGACCTCCGCTCTCATCCACGTCTTCGTGTGGGCGTGGGCGATTGAGTGGGTGTTTTTCCTGGTGGAGCTGCTTGCCGCGTTCATCTACTACTATGGTTGGGACAGGCTCAACGCCCGCACGCACCTTGCCGTGGGATGGATTTATTTCGTGGGCGCGTGGTTGAGCCTGTTCATGATTAACGGCATCCTGACGTTTATGCTGACCACAGGCAGATGGACGGAAACTGGGTCCATTGTGGACGCTTTCTTCAACCCATCGATGTTGCCTTCGCTGGTGGTGCGTACCGCGGTCACTGTTGCGCTGGCAGGTCTGTACGCGCTAATCACTGCCTCCGCGGTGGCGGACGAGTCGCTGCGCGAGCGCGTGGTGAAATATGCCTCCAAGTGGGTTCTGGTGGGAATGACCATTATTCCCATTGGCGGTATCTGGTATATCTCTCGTATTCCCGATCAGGCGCGAGAGATTTCGATGGGCGGCGCACCGGTGGTGACGCTTTTCGCCGCGGCGAGCGTTATCTTTTCCGCCTTCGTGTTCCTGGCCACGTTCATCGGACCGTTCCTTTTCCCCAAGAGGTTCCATGTGACCTTTGCTTTTGTCATCGTGGCGTTGGGACTGGTCACAACGGGCCTCACCGAGTGGGTGAGGGAAGCCATCCGCAAGCCCTACATCATCTACGACTACATGTACTCCAATGCGATTCGCACCGAGGAAGTGCAGAATCTCTGGGAGACAGGCGTACTCGGCACGGCGAAATGGGCGCTGCTCACGCCCGAGGAAAAAAGCGACCCTCTCAAGATGGGCGAAAAGGTCTTTCGGTTCCACTGTCAATCGTGCCATACCGTCAACGGCTTTAACGGCATCAAGTTCGCCGTCAAAGGATGGCAAAAGGATTTTCTGGACATACAGATACAAAACCTGAACCAGCTGAAGGGTTACATGCCACCCTTCCTTGGCACGGATGAGGAACGCCGTGCGCTGGTAGAGTGGCTATACAGCTTAAACAATCCGCCGCAGCAAACCGCGGCGCGTCGGTAGAGGAGGTAATGCGAGATGCCGGTTGTTGTTCCACCGCCCGATCCGGCGGGGCTTCCTGCTCCTGCGTGGTTGTTGCAGGTGTTGCTGGTGTTCACCTTCATCCTGCACTTGCTCGCGATGAACTTGCTCGTCGGCGGCACGACAATCATGGCAATCAGTCTGCGCAAGGGCAGAAACAGCCCGTTTCACGCCGAGCTGGCAAGGCGTTTGTCCAAAGCGTTGCCTGTGACCATGTCGCTGACCATTACACTGGGCGTGGCACCCTTGCTGTTCGTACAGGTGCTGTACGGTCAAGCTTTCTACACAGCGTCCATCCTGATGGCGTGGCCGTGGCTTGCGGTCGTCGCGCTGGTCTTGCTGGCGTACTACGGGTTGTATCTGGTGCAGTTTCGCCCCGACTGGCTGGGCAAATGGGTAACGCCCATTGCCTGGGTGAGTGCGCTTTTCATCCTGCTGGTGGCGTTACTGTACACCCACAACGCCACGCTGAATCTCGCCCCGAACATGTGGGCATCTCTCTATGCGATGAGCGCAGCGGGATTGCATCTGAACTGGTCGGAGCCGACGCTGATCCCGCGCTATCTGCATTTCATGGTTGCCGCCTTTGCTGTTACGGGATTGGGTATCTCACTGCTTGGGGTACAGGCGAAGAAGGCGCAAAACGCCTGGGGGCAGGAGGCGGTTGCCTACGGCTCGCGGTGGTTTCTCGGTGCCACCCTGTTGCAGCTTGCCGTAGGGCTGTGGTTCCTGTTCAGCCTGCCGGGCAACCTGATGCAAAGCTTCATCGGAGGCAACGTAGTCCACACCGTCGTGCTGTGGAGTGGGGTGGTGCTGGCGGTAGTTGCGCTTTTGCTGGTAAATCGCTACTTGCCGGCTGCCGTGGGGCTGACCGTGCTGGCTGTCGCGCTGATGGCTGTTACCCGGCACAACCTGCGCGAGATGTACCTGCGACCCCATCTGGATGTCCGCACGCTGGAGGTCAATCCCCAGTGGGGCATGTTCATCATCTTTGTGGTGCTGCTGGTGATAGGGCTGGCGGTGGTGGGATGGATGGTGTGGCAGTTCGCCAAAGCCAGTCAGCCGCAAGCCAGCGCAGAGTAGAAGAGTTCGGCTCCCACCCCTCGCAGAGGGGTGGGAGCTCGCTCACTCGTCCCCAATCGCGCCGAAGTTGCTCACGAGAATACCGAAGTCAAACAGGCTGACCTCATCATCTCCGTCCAGGTCTGCGTTAGGGTTCCAGTTGCTATCGCCCGGCACAGAGCCGAACGCGCCTACCAGCTGACCGAAGTCGAACAGGGTGACCTCGTTATCACCATCCACGTCACCGTTCATCACGGTGTAGAAGTCCACAGTAACGTCGCCCGTGAGGGAAATCTGGGTTCTGGTACGCCTCAGCCAGTGCGACACCTTTGCCGCCATGTCGTACGTGCCGTGAAGTGTGGTCTGCAAGGTGTAGCGTGCCTCGGCATCGAGGCTGAGGAAGTGTGTCTCCAGCGGGCTGGTGCTTCCCGGCAGGCGAATGTCGATGGTAGCCGTCAAACCGGAAGGGTATCCGATAAACTGTTGCAAGTCCATCGTGCCGGATACCTGTTTGGTGCTTGCAGGAATGGTGTAGACTGGGCTTTCGGCGACATGACCCGCGACATCAGTTGCTATGAACATCACCTTCGTGGGCGGGTTTCCCTGCAGGTTCAGGGGTACCTCACTGGCGGTCAGCGTTTCGAACGCACGCGAGCCCGGAACTCCTGTGGTAGGTGCACGGTGGAAGGACCACGTGTTGCCTCCGTCGGTAGAATAACCAAAGGAGCACGCTTGGGTGTTCAGCCCCGAGAGTTCATCCCGCACGCGCACCGTACAGGAGGCACTTCGTCTATCTGCGCTGAAACCAGTGATGGTGAAGTCCTGCCAGTCGCCAGGCGGGTGCGGGTCCAGTCTGATGGGGAACCACTCGCTGTCGGAGTAGTTGCCTGCCCGGTCGTAGGCGCGGAACCGTACCGCTGCCTCGGACACCAGGGGCACGTAATCCGTATAGACCCACTCCAGACTCGTCGAACCGTCGGGGAAGTAAGTGGTAGCGGAAAGCGGACCGACGGTGCCTAACTCCGGCGTCCAGTACCAGTAGTAGGCGCCGCTGGAGAGCAGCCCGGAAACGGCGTCGCGCACCCTGATTTGGAATAGCCCGTAACCGGCGTCCCAGCCGGAGGGGCCGTTCTGCCAGTCACCGGGCGGGGTTCCATCCACGATGACCAGGTTCGTTGTGTAGGCGATACCGCCGTTGACGGACGCCACGTTGTAGGTGATGTCGAGCGCCCCTTCGTCAAAAGCGGTTACATTCCAGATTAGTTGCCTGTAAAATCCGGCAGGGATGTTTCCCTGATTGATGCCATCTCTATCGGTGAAGGAGAAGCTCTCTTCCATGCCGTCCGGCGCGTAACGGACGAAGGTCATGTGAGCCAACGTCAGAGCGGGATGAAGGCTGATGCTTCCGTACACGCCGGATGCCACGTAGGAGTGTGCGTATGCCGTGCCGATGACATCAAACGGGGTAAAAGGCTGTACAGCCACCGGTGTGGAAAGGTGCAGCGTGATGTTCGGGAAACGCGGTCCATACACCGCCCGCACAGCGACCGCCCACTTCTGCCAGGGGTCTCCGCTATCGCGGTGTGCATAGGTATGAACGTCGATGCGGTAGTTTCCCGCTGGAGCATCGTGTATCTCGATGACCTCTACGGTGTCACGCATGGAGGTTCCCCAGCTACGGCCTGGTCCATAGAGGTAGAGGTCCAGGTCGTTGACGAGGGCGGTCGTGGCTCCGGAGGGTGCCGGAGCATCCGGGTAGACCAGCACGACGCGCAGCAGCGAGGCGTCGTACGGCAGAACGAACTCCCTGGACTGCACGTCGCCGGTACGGTAGTTTGCACCCCAGTACACCTCCCACCAGCCGTCCACGCCGAAGTGACAGAGCATCGCATCCACTTTCCCAAGCCCCAGAGCATCAGGGTAGCCCAGTGGGATGGCGTTTGCCAGAATGATGGCTTTCGTGACCCACGCGTACAGGTCGTAGTTGCCGAACTGCCCGATGACGCCGGTCGCCAGCCCTGCCACGTGGGGAGCCGCCATGGAGGTGCCTGTCCAGTTGTACAGATATCCCGCATCGTCGGTGTTGCTGCACGAATCGATCCAGGCACCGGGCGCCACCACGTCCGGCTTGCGTCGCCAGTCACCGGTCGGTCCTCGTGAAGAGAAGTAGGTTACCTGATCCACGTAGCCGGGGAGGTCATCATAGATGGCGCCCACGGTCAGTGCCCCTTTGGCAACCCCTGGCGACGCGATGGTGCGTTCACGGGGCCCTTCGTTGCCGGCGGCGATAACGGGTAGAATGCTCTTGCGGAAAATCTCGTCCACCTTGCGGGACTCGGCGTCCGTACCCTTGAGGTCTGTGCCGGCGGCACCACCGCTGAAGTTGAACACCTGGCGAGAGTACACCGTGCGATTCCCCATTGAGTCCAGCGCCGCCATATCCAGCAACCCGCGGTACACAGAGTCGCCCTCTGCATAGCGGTCTCCGCGAAACACCTTGCTGACGAGCAGGTTATAGCCGGGCAGACCGGTATCACGGAAGCCCTGTGCCGTACCGCGGTATCGTGCCGCCGCATTGCCCGCGCCGAGCAAGGTACCCGTCACATGGGTGCCATGACCGTGCACGTCGTCCCACCAGTAGGTTTCGGAGGTACGGTTGTAACCAGCCGTATTGCTCCAGATGTTACTGAAGTCCAGGTGGAAGCTCAAGCCGGTATCCATCACTCCGACCTTGGTGCCTACGAACGGGTCTCCTCCATCGCGCCCGTAATACCATATCAGGTCGGCGCTGATAGACCCTTGCGACTCGGTGTGCAGGGCGCGTGAGGGACGGATGGGCTCCACAAACAGCACCGCGTCCATATCGAGTATGCGGTGTACCGTAGGGGCATCCGCCACCACTGTCATCACCCCCAGTGAAGGGTCGTACACACCCATCTGTGCCACCCGACTCGCAATAGCGTCGCAAGCCGTCTCGTCCGCGCTAAACAGGTTCACATACAGCCAGATGCGCTCTCCAGACCTGTCTCCGAGAAACAAAAGGAGATCCGGGTCAACCTTCTGCAAAGGGTATGGATGTCCCACCCAGCGCACCTGCGGATGAGAAGCTACCGCCTGTAAGGCGTCTGCGGGGATGCGTGCCTGATAGGCGTTGTAGGGATAGAAGCCCAGCAGTTGCACGCCCTGCGCTTCCAGCCATGTCTGCAGGGTCTCATCCAGCCAATCGTTAAGCAGGATGAGCGCATAGACGGTGCTCTGTGCGTTGACGCCCTGTCGAGCGCGTTGTTGCACCAGCGCGGCCAGAGCAGGCTGCAGCTTCTCGCCCGGGGGCGGTTCATAGTCTCCGCAGAGAAAACCGAGCGCAGCCTTCTCCCCCTTGGTGCCGAAGGAAAGCACACGGCGTTCTCGTTGTACCACTCCCTCGCCCCCCAAAACTCGTCCTTCCCGCAGATACTGGGGACCGACGGGCCGGTCGAGATTCGCAAGTTCCGGACGGGTATGCGCCACCGAGGTGTGGTACTGCAGAGGGGGAGCCAGATCGCCGGGAAGGGATGGCATCCCCACCGCATCGCGCATCTCTAATAACCGCTGGAACGGGAACAGCTCGGAACCCATGTTGGGGCGGTTCGCGTGTTGGGCGGTGGACACATTAGTGCAAACAACAACCAGGAACAGGATACCCATCCAGCTTACAGGAAACCACCCGATGCTTTGCCGTTGCATCGTGCCGACCTCCTTTGCTAATGTGGTATACCTAGTATGCATAAGCAATTACAAAAAAGTCAATGCATCGACGTGCGTTTTTGCTCGCTATACCGCATGACACATCCAAAGTTGCACTGCGCCTGAAGGTGCTGGTATCATTAACATAGCCGATGCGCTGAGGTGAGGTCATGAGCGATTTTTGTGCCATTGAAGAAGCCGTAGAGCGGCTGAAGCAGGGCGAGATGATTATCGTGGTCGACGATGAGGACCGCGAGAATGAAGGAGATTTTGTCATTGCTGCCGAGAAGGTCACGCCTGAAGCCATCAACTTCATGGCGAAGTATGGTCGGGGACTGATATGTCTGGCTGCCACCGCACAACGACTGGACGAACTGCGCATCGGGCCGATCACCAGCAAATACAACGCCCGGCACGGCACCGCGATGATGGAGCCAATAGACGCTCGAATCGGGACGACCACGGGCATCTCTGCGCACGATAGGGCGCAGACCATTCGACTGTTTGTAGACCCGCGTGCCCGTCCGGAGGATTTCGAGAAGCCGGGGCATGTGTTTCCCCTGCGGGCGGTGGAAGGAGGTGTGCTGAGGCGCGCCGGACATACGGAGGCGGCAGTAGACCTGGCGCGGCTGGCAGGACTGTACCCGGCAGGTGTTATCTGCGAGATTATGAACGACGATGGCACGATGGCACGCCTGCCACAGCTGATGGAGCTGGCGAGGAAGTTCGGTATGTGCCTGGTGACCATCGAAGACCTGATCCGTTACCGCCGGCGATACGAGAAGCTGGTAAACAAAGTGGCGGTTGCCAAACTGCCCACTCGCTACGGGGAGTTCACCATCCACGCCTACGAGTGTACCGTCGACCCCAACCCATACGTTGCCCTCGTGATGGCCGATGTTGCCGATGGTAAGCCCACGCTGGTGCGGGTACACTCGAGTTGCCTGACAGGCGACCTGCTGGAGTCGCTGCGTTGTGATTGCGGAAGCCAGCTGGAAATCGCTCTGCAGAGGATAGCGCAAGAAGGGCGTGGGGTCTTGCTGTATATCCAGCAAGAAGGACGTGGTATCGGTTTGTTGAATAAATTGCGAGCGTATGCCCTTCAGGACGAGGGGCTGGACACGGTGGATGCCAACATCGAGCTGGGCTTCCATGCCGACGAAAGAGACTATGGCATCGGGGCGCAGATTCTGGCGGACCTCGGTCTGCGAGAAATTCGGCTGATGACCAACAACCCCACCAAGCGCATCGGGCTGGAGGCGTACGGCCTGAAGATTGTGGAAATTGTGCCGATTGTGGGCGATGTTACTCCTTACAACAAACACTACCTGCGCACCAAGCGGGAGAAGATGGGACACACCCTTCCCGAAGATGTAGAACAAATGACTGAGCAAAATCCGGAGGGTACGGTTTGCCATGCCCAAAATGTATGAAGGACAGCTGGTGGCCACAGGCTACCGCTTTGCCATTGTGGTCAGCCGCTTCAACGAGTTTGTTACATCCAAACTGCTGGGAGGCGCGCTGGACGTGTTGGCACGCCATGGCGTGGACATCGAGCGCGACGTGGAGATAGCGTGGGTGCCGGGCTCGTGGGAAATACCGCTGGTAGCGGCGCGCTTTGCGCGAACGAAGCGGTACGATGCGGTAATCTGTCTGGGCTGCGTCATCCGCGGGGATACGCCCCACTTCGAGTACATCGCGGCGGAGGCGGCAAAGGGTATCGCCCAGAGCATGTTAGAGTCGGGTGTGCCCATCGCCTTCGGCGTGCTGACCACTGACAATATCGAACAAGCCATTGAACGTGCGGGCACGAAGGCTGGGAACAAGGGTGGTGATGCCGCCATTAGCGCGATAGAGATGGTCAGCCTGATGCGCCAGCTGCCCGAACCAGAGCGGTGAGGCATGATGCCCAGACCATGGAACACGGTTATCGCTTTCGTGCTGGGATTCGCCGCCTGCGCATTGATACTGCGGTGGATGGGGTACCAGTCTCCATCGTCCTCCCGACAGCTGGTTCTGGCGACGCTGGATGCCCCCGTACGGCAGGTGGGTAGTGTAACCGGCGCGAACGCTATCGCGGAAGCCTGCGCACGTATCGAGCCTGCTGTGGTGAACATCGATACGTTTATGCGTCCCCGACGTTCCCTGCGCCTGGAGGATTTCTTCGGTCCGCAAGAGGCAATGCGAGGCTCTGGCTCGGGGGTCATTATCAGCCCGGATGGCTACATCATCACCAACCACCATGTAGTGCGAGGCGCGGACGAGATTGTGGTGTCGTTGGCTGATGGCAGACGGTACCTGGGCAAGCCGGTGGGTGCTGACGAACAATCGGACATCGCCGTGATTAAGGTCGACGCGCGAGGTCTACCCACTGCCGAACTGGGTGACTCCGATAAGCTGCGTGTGGGGGAATGGGCGATTGCGGTGGGTAACCCGCTGGGTTTGGGCAGCACGGTAACGGTGGGAGTCATCAGCGCGCTCAATCGGCGCAAGCTGTTGGTCGAGGGAGACCGCTATCTGGAGGTGGCCATCCAGACGGACGCCGCCATCAACCAGGGCAACTCTGGCGGCGCTCTGGCGAATATCCACGGGCAATTGATAGGGATTAACACCGCCATTGCAGCTCCGCCCGGCGGCGGTTCCATTGGCATCGGTTTTGCCATCCCCATCAACCACGTCAAGAAAGTGGTGCGCGACATTCTTGTGCAGGGGGGAACGGTGCGGCGGGCACGACCCTGGATTGGTGTCTATTTCGACGCAGTCCGCCCCTCCCTGATGCGGCGTGCGCGCCTCCCCGACCTGAACGGCGTAGCGGTCGAAGAGGTAGTGCCCAATAGCCCGGCGGATAGAGCGGGTCTCCGTGCGGGCGACGTGATACGCGCCTTTGGCGAACGCCCTGTACGCGCGACGCAGGAGCTGCTGGAGGAAATCATGAAACGACAGCCAGGCGACCGTGTGAACATCAAGGTGTGGAGAAATGGCAAGGAAATCACCCTCTCTCTAACCGTTGGGACTTTTCCCGATGGCAATCGGTAACATGAGGTGAGTGCGGTGACCGAGGAGATAG
The Bacillota bacterium genome window above contains:
- a CDS encoding S8 family serine peptidase, producing the protein MQRQSIGWFPVSWMGILFLVVVCTNVSTAQHANRPNMGSELFPFQRLLEMRDAVGMPSLPGDLAPPLQYHTSVAHTRPELANLDRPVGPQYLREGRVLGGEGVVQRERRVLSFGTKGEKAALGFLCGDYEPPPGEKLQPALAALVQQRARQGVNAQSTVYALILLNDWLDETLQTWLEAQGVQLLGFYPYNAYQARIPADALQAVASHPQVRWVGHPYPLQKVDPDLLLFLGDRSGERIWLYVNLFSADETACDAIASRVAQMGVYDPSLGVMTVVADAPTVHRILDMDAVLFVEPIRPSRALHTESQGSISADLIWYYGRDGGDPFVGTKVGVMDTGLSFHLDFSNIWSNTAGYNRTSETYWWDDVHGHGTHVTGTLLGAGNAAARYRGTAQGFRDTGLPGYNLLVSKVFRGDRYAEGDSVYRGLLDMAALDSMGNRTVYSRQVFNFSGGAAGTDLKGTDAESRKVDEIFRKSILPVIAAGNEGPRERTIASPGVAKGALTVGAIYDDLPGYVDQVTYFSSRGPTGDWRRKPDVVAPGAWIDSCSNTDDAGYLYNWTGTSMAAPHVAGLATGVIGQFGNYDLYAWVTKAIILANAIPLGYPDALGLGKVDAMLCHFGVDGWWEVYWGANYRTGDVQSREFVLPYDASLLRVVLVYPDAPAPSGATTALVNDLDLYLYGPGRSWGTSMRDTVEVIEIHDAPAGNYRIDVHTYAHRDSGDPWQKWAVAVRAVYGPRFPNITLHLSTPVAVQPFTPFDVIGTAYAHSYVASGVYGSISLHPALTLAHMTFVRYAPDGMEESFSFTDRDGINQGNIPAGFYRQLIWNVTAFDEGALDITYNVASVNGGIAYTTNLVIVDGTPPGDWQNGPSGWDAGYGLFQIRVRDAVSGLLSSGAYYWYWTPELGTVGPLSATTYFPDGSTSLEWVYTDYVPLVSEAAVRFRAYDRAGNYSDSEWFPIRLDPHPPGDWQDFTITGFSADRRSASCTVRVRDELSGLNTQACSFGYSTDGGNTWSFHRAPTTGVPGSRAFETLTASEVPLNLQGNPPTKVMFIATDVAGHVAESPVYTIPASTKQVSGTMDLQQFIGYPSGLTATIDIRLPGSTSPLETHFLSLDAEARYTLQTTLHGTYDMAAKVSHWLRRTRTQISLTGDVTVDFYTVMNGDVDGDNEVTLFDFGQLVGAFGSVPGDSNWNPNADLDGDDEVSLFDFGILVSNFGAIGDE
- a CDS encoding bifunctional 3,4-dihydroxy-2-butanone-4-phosphate synthase/GTP cyclohydrolase II; amino-acid sequence: MSDFCAIEEAVERLKQGEMIIVVDDEDRENEGDFVIAAEKVTPEAINFMAKYGRGLICLAATAQRLDELRIGPITSKYNARHGTAMMEPIDARIGTTTGISAHDRAQTIRLFVDPRARPEDFEKPGHVFPLRAVEGGVLRRAGHTEAAVDLARLAGLYPAGVICEIMNDDGTMARLPQLMELARKFGMCLVTIEDLIRYRRRYEKLVNKVAVAKLPTRYGEFTIHAYECTVDPNPYVALVMADVADGKPTLVRVHSSCLTGDLLESLRCDCGSQLEIALQRIAQEGRGVLLYIQQEGRGIGLLNKLRAYALQDEGLDTVDANIELGFHADERDYGIGAQILADLGLREIRLMTNNPTKRIGLEAYGLKIVEIVPIVGDVTPYNKHYLRTKREKMGHTLPEDVEQMTEQNPEGTVCHAQNV
- a CDS encoding cytochrome ubiquinol oxidase subunit I — protein: MEYPFWDVPLLGGGMLIGIIAILHVFVSHFAIGAGLFLVLTERKARRENDTALLDYLKRHSTFFILVVLVFGAVSGVGIWWAIGLVHPTATSALIHVFVWAWAIEWVFFLVELLAAFIYYYGWDRLNARTHLAVGWIYFVGAWLSLFMINGILTFMLTTGRWTETGSIVDAFFNPSMLPSLVVRTAVTVALAGLYALITASAVADESLRERVVKYASKWVLVGMTIIPIGGIWYISRIPDQAREISMGGAPVVTLFAAASVIFSAFVFLATFIGPFLFPKRFHVTFAFVIVALGLVTTGLTEWVREAIRKPYIIYDYMYSNAIRTEEVQNLWETGVLGTAKWALLTPEEKSDPLKMGEKVFRFHCQSCHTVNGFNGIKFAVKGWQKDFLDIQIQNLNQLKGYMPPFLGTDEERRALVEWLYSLNNPPQQTAARR
- a CDS encoding trypsin-like peptidase domain-containing protein produces the protein MPRPWNTVIAFVLGFAACALILRWMGYQSPSSSRQLVLATLDAPVRQVGSVTGANAIAEACARIEPAVVNIDTFMRPRRSLRLEDFFGPQEAMRGSGSGVIISPDGYIITNHHVVRGADEIVVSLADGRRYLGKPVGADEQSDIAVIKVDARGLPTAELGDSDKLRVGEWAIAVGNPLGLGSTVTVGVISALNRRKLLVEGDRYLEVAIQTDAAINQGNSGGALANIHGQLIGINTAIAAPPGGGSIGIGFAIPINHVKKVVRDILVQGGTVRRARPWIGVYFDAVRPSLMRRARLPDLNGVAVEEVVPNSPADRAGLRAGDVIRAFGERPVRATQELLEEIMKRQPGDRVNIKVWRNGKEITLSLTVGTFPDGNR
- the ribE gene encoding 6,7-dimethyl-8-ribityllumazine synthase; its protein translation is MPKMYEGQLVATGYRFAIVVSRFNEFVTSKLLGGALDVLARHGVDIERDVEIAWVPGSWEIPLVAARFARTKRYDAVICLGCVIRGDTPHFEYIAAEAAKGIAQSMLESGVPIAFGVLTTDNIEQAIERAGTKAGNKGGDAAISAIEMVSLMRQLPEPER